The following proteins are encoded in a genomic region of Spirochaetota bacterium:
- a CDS encoding TetR/AcrR family transcriptional regulator: MVRSDKEKMIFSASLKLFARYGYKKTTIEDVGRELGMTPGSLYFYVKSKKDLYEKTVRTALDSWRESVAAAVSRESGAVNKFRVMAEQSFKYLRDRSDILAILSRDSDIFTITPGEDRFSDINREAMGLMRSILEQGVREKTFRAMDVELMTDFLFSTYMMMLIKAYVKPEGDNVEAMFREGLNLILKGLAK, from the coding sequence ATGGTCAGGTCCGACAAGGAAAAAATGATATTCAGCGCCTCATTGAAGCTCTTCGCCCGCTATGGATATAAAAAAACAACGATAGAGGACGTGGGCCGGGAGCTGGGCATGACTCCCGGGAGCTTGTACTTCTATGTGAAAAGCAAGAAAGACCTCTACGAAAAAACGGTTCGCACCGCCCTTGATTCCTGGCGGGAATCAGTGGCGGCGGCGGTGTCAAGGGAATCGGGCGCCGTGAACAAGTTCAGGGTCATGGCGGAGCAGTCTTTCAAATATCTTCGTGACCGCAGCGATATCCTTGCCATTCTTTCACGGGACAGTGATATTTTCACCATTACCCCCGGAGAAGACAGGTTTTCCGATATTAATCGCGAGGCCATGGGGTTAATGAGGAGCATACTCGAACAGGGGGTCAGGGAAAAGACCTTTCGCGCCATGGACGTAGAGCTCATGACCGACTTTCTTTTTTCCACATACATGATGATGCTTATCAAGGCATACGTGAAGCCCGAGGGAGACAATGTTGAAGCCATGTTTCGCGAGGGATTGAATCTGATACTGAAGGGGCTGGCGAAATAA
- a CDS encoding caspase family protein: MRYLQALSALIIAALAFSAGTGHAARQDVMKRYAVIIGSNNGGPDRVRLRYAITDARSVMEVLRKLGGVDQESAILLLEPRKDRLIDAIAEMRGRVIGAKKSFARVELLFYYSGHSDEEGIMPGGEKILYRDIKQAVINIPADVRIAILDSCSSGAFTSIKGGRMRSPFLVDRSHSMKGFAFMTSSSSDEASQESDRIKGSFFTHSLLTGLRGAADQIGDGRITLNEAYQYAYTETLARTEKTLRGPQHPNYHIMMSGLGDVVLTEIRRSSSSLVLSKPITGRIFLRDNRKALVAELNKGAGRAVTLGLESGSYTVLNERGGKLYEAKISLAPGSSQTLSYNGFAVVDRESTRSRGDETEGGGEEGGAADAARDEIKKDLPEAPPHPGGFIDSYVRLALYGGGGIWQGGVAGKEKRRVDMFKADLSMAYLKPVKYSMLAWFLNVGPEVDVMAPSIKFPVKKKFNVTGLKFGLRARYGYEMSGTLVFNNQDADKSLGGDLFQGGLATYHYWAAGPAASLIMGPRSNIYNVILSFYLLGGQIVSGNLTAGSALRDAPYLWARMAGIYGTPFYNLGQALIILQSGRFNSANVKGYTIRGGFGPEISLNKWFPLILGTRVTVAYTNLRYSKALPAYFDADRKASHIELGGELSLGVHF; encoded by the coding sequence ATGCGGTACCTCCAGGCATTATCGGCACTGATCATCGCGGCCCTGGCCTTCTCGGCCGGGACCGGTCACGCGGCGCGTCAGGACGTGATGAAGCGCTACGCAGTCATCATCGGATCGAACAACGGCGGCCCTGACCGTGTCAGGCTGCGCTACGCCATCACGGACGCACGGTCGGTTATGGAGGTCCTCAGGAAGCTCGGCGGGGTGGACCAGGAAAGCGCCATACTCCTCCTGGAGCCGCGGAAAGACCGCCTCATCGACGCCATCGCCGAGATGCGGGGACGGGTGATCGGCGCGAAAAAGAGCTTCGCCCGGGTGGAGCTCCTGTTCTACTATTCCGGACACTCGGACGAGGAAGGGATCATGCCGGGCGGCGAAAAGATCCTCTACCGCGACATCAAGCAGGCGGTGATCAACATCCCCGCCGATGTGCGCATCGCCATCCTCGACTCCTGCTCCTCCGGGGCCTTCACCAGCATCAAGGGCGGGAGGATGCGCTCCCCCTTCCTGGTGGACAGGTCACACTCCATGAAGGGCTTCGCCTTCATGACCTCGAGCTCCTCCGACGAGGCGTCCCAGGAATCGGACAGGATCAAGGGCTCTTTCTTCACCCACTCGCTCCTCACTGGTCTCCGCGGCGCCGCCGACCAGATCGGCGACGGCAGGATCACCCTGAACGAGGCGTACCAGTACGCCTATACCGAAACCCTGGCCCGCACGGAGAAGACCCTCCGCGGGCCCCAGCACCCCAATTATCACATCATGATGTCCGGCTTAGGCGACGTGGTCCTCACGGAGATACGCAGGAGCTCCAGTTCCCTGGTCCTCTCGAAGCCCATTACCGGCAGGATATTTCTCCGGGACAACCGGAAAGCCCTGGTGGCGGAGCTGAACAAGGGAGCCGGCCGGGCCGTGACCCTGGGTTTGGAGAGCGGGAGCTACACGGTGCTGAACGAGCGTGGCGGCAAGCTTTACGAGGCGAAGATATCCCTGGCGCCGGGGAGCAGCCAGACCCTCTCCTACAACGGCTTCGCCGTGGTGGACCGCGAATCGACGCGCTCCCGCGGCGACGAGACCGAGGGAGGCGGGGAGGAAGGCGGAGCGGCCGACGCGGCCAGGGACGAGATCAAAAAGGATCTTCCCGAGGCGCCGCCCCATCCCGGGGGGTTCATCGATTCCTACGTGAGACTGGCCCTGTACGGCGGCGGCGGCATATGGCAGGGAGGCGTTGCCGGCAAAGAGAAGCGCCGCGTGGACATGTTCAAGGCCGACCTTTCAATGGCGTACCTGAAACCGGTAAAATACTCCATGCTGGCCTGGTTCCTGAACGTGGGCCCGGAGGTCGACGTCATGGCGCCCTCGATCAAGTTCCCCGTGAAGAAAAAATTCAATGTGACAGGCCTCAAGTTCGGGCTGCGCGCTCGCTACGGCTACGAAATGTCCGGCACCCTGGTCTTTAACAACCAGGACGCCGACAAGTCCCTGGGAGGCGACCTCTTCCAGGGGGGCCTCGCGACATACCACTACTGGGCAGCCGGTCCCGCGGCAAGCCTCATCATGGGCCCCAGGAGCAATATCTACAATGTCATATTGAGCTTCTACCTGCTGGGGGGGCAGATTGTTTCCGGCAACCTCACAGCCGGATCAGCTCTCCGTGACGCGCCCTATCTCTGGGCCCGGATGGCGGGAATCTATGGCACGCCTTTTTATAATTTGGGCCAGGCCCTCATCATTCTTCAATCGGGCAGGTTCAACTCTGCCAACGTTAAAGGCTACACCATTCGGGGCGGCTTCGGCCCGGAGATAAGCCTGAACAAGTGGTTCCCGCTGATACTGGGGACCAGGGTCACCGTGGCCTACACGAACCTCAGGTACTCCAAGGCCCTGCCGGCCTATTTCGACGCGGACAGGAAGGCCTCCCATATAGAGCTGGGAGGCGAGCTGTCCCTGGGCGTGCATTTTTAG
- a CDS encoding sigma-70 family RNA polymerase sigma factor, translating to MSIDIEDYYRRYGPMVLRRCRRFLNDEDRALDAMQEVFVNLIRNRVKLTGSYPSSLLYRMATNVCLNMIRDEKRKQVTHDSDALDAIARYDDAEDRIGVADLLDRIFERDPASSREIAVLHYVDGMTLAEVAREVGLSVSGVRKRLKKLQASAQSLVSEEMLS from the coding sequence ATGAGCATAGACATAGAGGACTATTACAGGCGGTACGGACCGATGGTGCTCAGGAGGTGCAGGCGCTTCCTCAACGATGAAGACAGGGCGCTGGACGCCATGCAGGAGGTATTCGTGAACCTGATCAGAAATCGCGTGAAGCTTACCGGCTCCTATCCGTCGAGCCTCCTCTACCGGATGGCGACGAACGTGTGCCTCAACATGATCAGGGACGAGAAAAGAAAGCAGGTGACCCATGATTCCGACGCCCTTGACGCGATCGCGCGGTACGACGATGCCGAGGACCGGATTGGCGTCGCCGACCTGCTGGACCGCATCTTCGAAAGGGATCCGGCGTCGTCGCGGGAGATAGCCGTCCTCCATTACGTGGACGGGATGACCCTGGCGGAGGTCGCGCGGGAAGTGGGGCTCTCCGTTTCGGGCGTCCGTAAAAGGCTGAAAAAGCTGCAGGCCTCCGCGCAGAGCCTGGTTTCAGAGGAGATGCTGTCATGA
- a CDS encoding helix-turn-helix domain-containing protein codes for MKGIRLIAEAAIGILMLASSLYSAPIRIDDSLKKIPIGLYIDFLKDEKVTLSITDVSGPSKGALWSPSTEVYPGFGFTGNVYWARFTVVNTTGKEISFFLEHGYPLISDLQLFTPKGNNAFRTMRTGARYDFTDRPYPHRTFVFPLTQEANSTKTYYLRQQTPSSMYFPLTIWSPDHFATSALLEERLLMFYYGMMIIMAFNYLCVYFLIRHLSYLNFSLFILSILLFIMSQIGVTFQHLMPESPKLAEICPPLFLCFANITGNRFILVFLQLKKNAPLFKKILDAQAGVLLAATLSVATIPILGSYKIIMPATAFLTVVTIITAFSVGVYLVARRQRNAYLYALISLGFMAGSVLYVFRSFGLIPGSFLTTWSIIIGSAAFLIILSIALVDRMNLMRKGLQAVSKKLEGEIKERSIELLLSEIVSKITEDRKGKAPAGDAAAAYTPSIRTILDNQRELAIKKLSQDISIISNIEELREKTILKAKELTQADKIYFLTVEDDNYLELRSYIDEIEGRNDGYSPLIIEEVLSRGLPVITSTGKASSGDTAPEHPVMCIPIKSDHGVLGICYFEKASSDYGFTEKDSSIMMAFADNLIEVFDNAFTYRSTNQREQDSKTYSITSLTEEKIDRAVSYIRENYTSDISREGLAASLDISPNHLGKFFKIHTGKKINEYINELRIHDAAERLRARDQGTIINIAFAVGFESLSTFNRTFLKIMGITPSEYKDRGAEEIPADQKEQGLPG; via the coding sequence ATGAAAGGAATCCGCCTCATTGCCGAGGCCGCCATCGGTATTCTCATGCTTGCATCCTCACTCTATTCCGCGCCGATCAGAATCGATGATTCGCTGAAAAAAATACCCATAGGATTATATATTGATTTCCTGAAAGACGAAAAGGTGACCCTTTCCATTACCGATGTTTCCGGGCCGTCAAAGGGGGCGTTATGGTCGCCCTCCACCGAAGTTTATCCTGGGTTTGGTTTTACAGGAAACGTATACTGGGCGCGCTTTACCGTGGTCAATACAACGGGAAAAGAGATTTCTTTTTTTCTTGAGCATGGTTACCCGCTCATATCCGATCTCCAGCTCTTCACGCCCAAGGGAAATAACGCCTTCCGGACTATGCGAACAGGGGCTCGGTATGATTTCACCGACCGTCCCTATCCCCACCGGACTTTTGTCTTTCCCCTGACGCAGGAAGCCAATTCGACAAAAACCTATTACCTGCGGCAGCAGACGCCGAGCTCCATGTATTTCCCTCTCACGATCTGGTCACCTGATCATTTCGCGACGTCGGCCCTCCTGGAAGAGAGACTCCTCATGTTCTATTACGGCATGATGATCATCATGGCCTTCAATTACCTCTGCGTCTACTTCCTGATCCGCCACCTCAGCTATCTGAACTTTTCCCTCTTCATTCTGTCGATCCTGCTTTTCATCATGTCCCAGATCGGTGTCACCTTCCAGCACCTCATGCCGGAAAGCCCGAAGCTGGCGGAGATATGCCCTCCCCTGTTCCTCTGCTTCGCCAACATCACCGGCAATCGCTTCATCCTGGTATTTCTCCAGCTTAAAAAGAACGCCCCGCTGTTCAAGAAAATACTGGACGCCCAGGCCGGTGTTCTTCTGGCCGCGACGCTGTCAGTGGCGACCATCCCAATCCTCGGCTCCTACAAGATCATCATGCCCGCCACCGCCTTCCTGACGGTGGTGACCATCATCACGGCCTTCAGCGTCGGCGTCTATCTGGTGGCGCGCAGGCAGCGTAACGCCTATCTCTACGCCCTCATCAGCCTGGGATTCATGGCCGGATCGGTGCTGTACGTGTTCAGGAGCTTCGGGCTGATACCGGGAAGCTTTCTGACGACATGGTCGATCATAATCGGCTCCGCCGCGTTCCTGATCATCCTGTCCATCGCCCTGGTGGACCGCATGAACCTCATGCGCAAGGGCCTTCAGGCGGTCTCAAAAAAGCTCGAAGGCGAGATCAAGGAGCGGAGCATCGAGCTCCTCTTGAGCGAAATAGTCTCGAAGATCACCGAGGACAGGAAAGGAAAGGCCCCGGCCGGAGACGCCGCAGCGGCATACACTCCCTCGATCCGGACGATTCTCGACAACCAGCGGGAGCTTGCCATCAAGAAACTGAGCCAGGACATAAGCATCATATCGAACATCGAAGAGCTCAGGGAAAAGACGATTCTGAAAGCCAAGGAGCTCACACAGGCGGACAAGATATATTTCCTCACTGTCGAAGATGATAATTACCTTGAGCTCCGGTCATACATAGATGAGATCGAAGGAAGGAACGACGGGTACTCGCCATTGATCATCGAGGAAGTGCTGTCCCGGGGATTGCCCGTCATAACATCTACCGGCAAGGCCAGCAGCGGCGATACGGCGCCCGAGCATCCCGTGATGTGCATCCCCATCAAATCCGATCATGGCGTCCTGGGCATATGCTACTTCGAGAAAGCGTCATCAGATTACGGATTTACCGAAAAGGATTCATCGATAATGATGGCGTTCGCCGACAATCTCATCGAGGTATTCGACAACGCATTCACATACCGGAGCACGAATCAACGCGAACAGGACAGCAAGACCTACTCGATCACGTCCCTTACGGAAGAAAAAATCGACAGGGCCGTCTCCTACATCCGGGAGAACTACACCTCCGACATCTCACGGGAAGGCCTTGCCGCCTCCCTGGACATAAGCCCGAACCACCTGGGGAAATTCTTCAAGATCCACACCGGGAAGAAGATCAACGAGTACATAAACGAGCTGCGCATCCACGACGCAGCCGAGAGGCTACGCGCCCGGGACCAGGGGACCATCATCAACATCGCCTTCGCCGTCGGCTTTGAAAGCCTGAGCACCTTCAACCGGACCTTTTTGAAGATAATGGGCATAACCCCGTCGGAATACAAAGACCGCGGCGCGGAGGAAATCCCGGCCGATCAAAAAGAACAAGGCTTGCCGGGATGA
- a CDS encoding cadherin-like beta sandwich domain-containing protein, which yields MKIRRISIGLWLLLIFSVISANCRVNETGAYFLPNLFYSGEMSNTDLKLLTVTSYESTSGATASIELTPAFDPKEYNYNVAISSLTTQVTIVAVSSDKRSEVSIDTIVGSSRTMELVEDTRAIDISVAAPDGVTIKSYTINFTRSLELDECRLLNFQATSPDKESMNLSPTFDPNVKDYKIMVAWNHLYVVVKPTAVSKVSAIQVNGEKVVSGNEKLVVLSLAKGDSVNSEVIKIVVVANSGSTSLYNVTVMRAIKPVFTKNEARLQYIKVSMGPNESSRQIYQDADGNFFPDNSLAFNKDVLSYSCVVFGYTKVNVTAKAMSDAITSMSIDGTAGTPSTLVEGKMTQEVSLTAGVIKEIPIQVVSEDGTITQVYTLRVRLLNVYELFFGIYGPVARANKASWTPKPSGAYDKTFYGAIKDYDAENYMHWVVTVSGTTATNSMTYVNYDNGDQGMPLVGSNGGFKLNGGMSVKINGLSGSGIGPQTGDITMLTPEGDLIAVLHVHYIITNKDATSRNADSYTSIDYMGTSGTVLYYDADPDNKNLGSAYWDPANQWTANSFWHP from the coding sequence ATGAAAATCAGAAGGATTTCCATTGGATTGTGGCTATTGCTTATTTTTTCAGTCATATCCGCAAATTGCCGTGTCAATGAAACAGGGGCATATTTTCTCCCGAATCTGTTCTATAGCGGGGAAATGTCCAATACCGATTTGAAGCTGCTGACTGTAACATCTTACGAAAGTACCAGCGGCGCCACTGCATCAATTGAGCTGACTCCGGCTTTTGACCCAAAAGAATATAACTATAATGTGGCCATATCTTCGCTCACAACCCAGGTGACGATTGTCGCTGTTTCATCAGATAAGCGATCCGAAGTGAGTATCGATACCATAGTAGGAAGTTCCAGGACCATGGAATTGGTGGAGGACACCAGGGCTATTGACATATCGGTCGCGGCTCCGGATGGTGTAACGATAAAGTCATATACCATCAACTTCACCCGTTCGCTGGAGCTCGATGAGTGCAGGCTTCTTAATTTTCAAGCAACTTCGCCTGATAAAGAAAGCATGAATCTTTCTCCCACCTTTGATCCGAATGTAAAAGATTATAAGATTATGGTCGCGTGGAACCACCTTTATGTGGTCGTTAAGCCGACCGCTGTCAGCAAGGTGTCGGCCATACAGGTTAACGGGGAGAAGGTCGTCTCAGGGAATGAGAAACTGGTCGTTCTCAGCCTGGCCAAGGGCGATTCCGTCAACAGCGAGGTGATTAAGATTGTCGTTGTTGCGAACAGCGGCTCAACCTCACTGTATAACGTAACGGTCATGCGGGCCATAAAGCCCGTTTTCACCAAGAATGAGGCGCGTCTCCAATATATCAAGGTGAGCATGGGGCCCAATGAATCATCACGTCAGATATACCAGGATGCCGACGGCAATTTCTTTCCCGACAACAGCCTTGCCTTCAATAAAGACGTTTTAAGCTATTCCTGCGTTGTATTTGGATATACCAAGGTCAATGTGACGGCAAAGGCCATGTCGGACGCTATTACATCGATGAGCATTGACGGGACCGCCGGCACGCCGTCGACCCTCGTTGAAGGGAAAATGACGCAGGAAGTATCCCTTACGGCGGGAGTCATCAAGGAGATACCGATTCAGGTCGTTTCGGAGGACGGGACGATAACCCAGGTCTATACGCTTCGTGTACGGCTTCTCAATGTGTACGAGTTGTTCTTTGGAATCTACGGGCCGGTGGCCCGGGCGAACAAAGCCTCCTGGACGCCGAAACCGAGCGGCGCATACGATAAGACATTTTATGGCGCCATCAAGGATTATGACGCGGAAAATTACATGCATTGGGTAGTCACGGTCAGCGGTACCACGGCGACGAACTCCATGACTTACGTTAATTATGACAACGGCGATCAGGGCATGCCTCTGGTGGGCTCCAATGGAGGATTCAAGTTGAACGGGGGGATGTCCGTGAAAATCAACGGGTTATCCGGTTCCGGAATCGGCCCGCAGACAGGGGACATCACCATGCTCACGCCGGAAGGGGATCTGATCGCTGTGCTTCACGTGCATTATATCATAACGAACAAGGACGCCACCTCGCGCAACGCCGATTCCTATACATCGATTGATTACATGGGTACAAGCGGCACGGTGCTCTATTATGACGCGGATCCGGACAACAAGAACCTCGGGTCGGCATACTGGGACCCGGCGAATCAGTGGACGGCAAACAGTTTCTGGCATCCCTGA
- a CDS encoding cadherin-like beta sandwich domain-containing protein, which yields MKKTMKSLAMIITAAVLIGGCDSGKSGKSMLPYATPFAAAGSSAALKSLEVLNFTISPAFAPEVAEYTLVVKKAETTSVTVKAIASDGASVTVGLNDLTPAAVSATDHTAPVALDATKDVNTVTVNVTSEDGAATMAYLVRIYYYGTSASLSGLSVAVTAGSLGGVTANLAPAFDAAVTAYTAGISCYVSCLDVTVHLPDGAGMTAAVNGWTATSGVAVPITALPAATKTGTITVTVTSQDKSATKTYTISITKGALPSSEAHLKNLVLRSYRIYNGKTGITGYSWGEEVLTPVVSAAKLLTAFDYAKTFTDGVGTYQPYQFQILATPLDNTVSGITGLVTLNSGSTTGFTFTKDASTGVYTGEVTGPTATNWLGQTYGHGLTEAYLDVTAEDGTVIRYKVMMQVN from the coding sequence ATGAAAAAAACAATGAAATCACTGGCGATGATAATCACGGCTGCGGTCCTTATCGGCGGCTGTGATTCCGGCAAAAGCGGGAAAAGCATGCTCCCCTACGCAACGCCCTTTGCCGCGGCGGGCAGCAGCGCCGCGCTGAAGAGCCTTGAGGTTCTCAATTTCACCATTTCGCCGGCCTTCGCGCCTGAAGTGGCGGAGTATACCCTCGTTGTGAAAAAGGCCGAGACAACATCGGTTACGGTAAAAGCCATAGCTTCCGATGGCGCCTCTGTCACAGTGGGATTGAACGATCTGACCCCGGCGGCGGTCTCCGCCACTGATCATACCGCACCGGTGGCCCTTGACGCAACAAAGGACGTGAATACCGTTACCGTGAATGTGACCTCCGAAGACGGCGCCGCCACCATGGCCTACCTGGTGCGCATATACTATTACGGCACCAGCGCAAGTCTTTCGGGCCTTTCTGTTGCGGTGACGGCCGGTTCCCTGGGAGGAGTTACGGCAAACCTTGCTCCCGCTTTCGATGCGGCGGTTACGGCCTATACAGCCGGCATATCATGCTATGTTTCTTGTCTTGATGTTACCGTGCATTTGCCCGATGGGGCCGGTATGACCGCCGCTGTCAACGGGTGGACCGCCACATCCGGTGTGGCCGTTCCCATAACCGCCCTTCCGGCAGCCACAAAAACAGGCACTATCACCGTCACGGTGACATCGCAGGATAAGAGCGCCACAAAGACCTATACGATTTCGATTACCAAGGGAGCGTTACCGTCGTCCGAGGCTCATTTGAAAAATCTTGTTCTTCGCAGTTATCGGATATATAATGGGAAAACGGGGATCACCGGTTATTCGTGGGGAGAAGAAGTATTGACTCCGGTTGTATCCGCGGCAAAATTGTTGACCGCTTTTGATTATGCCAAGACCTTCACTGATGGCGTGGGCACGTATCAACCGTATCAATTCCAAATTCTGGCGACACCGTTGGACAACACTGTTTCCGGTATAACGGGGCTTGTAACCCTCAATAGTGGATCTACTACCGGGTTCACTTTCACCAAGGACGCTTCGACAGGTGTTTACACGGGAGAGGTAACAGGGCCAACAGCAACGAATTGGCTGGGCCAGACCTATGGTCATGGTTTGACTGAAGCATATCTTGATGTTACCGCGGAAGATGGAACGGTAATACGATATAAAGTCATGATGCAGGTTAATTGA
- a CDS encoding STAS domain-containing protein: MGTLYFEECDATILVRMNENPTCVNLARMEREIESLIKNNPSRIAMDCSCMKNIDAAVIAFLLKFNTRLKRQDIDLVLCGLSRDMIRKLDILTVLDKFTIQKDDPINGPQCHSQGGLTAHLI; encoded by the coding sequence ATGGGCACTTTATACTTTGAAGAATGCGATGCGACGATACTGGTGCGCATGAATGAAAACCCCACATGCGTAAACCTTGCCCGCATGGAGCGTGAAATAGAGTCCCTGATAAAAAACAATCCATCGCGCATAGCGATGGATTGTTCATGCATGAAAAATATCGACGCGGCCGTTATCGCCTTTCTTCTGAAATTCAACACCCGCCTCAAGAGACAGGATATCGATCTTGTCCTGTGCGGCCTGAGCCGCGACATGATCCGCAAGCTTGACATATTGACCGTGCTGGATAAATTTACGATCCAAAAAGATGATCCAATCAATGGGCCGCAGTGTCACAGCCAGGGCGGTTTAACGGCCCATCTCATCTGA
- a CDS encoding L-2-amino-thiazoline-4-carboxylic acid hydrolase: protein MNELDREKKWGLSFSYLIKVLFMRKKVGAKFQTPGFGLAAQLFATVAKHVIRRLGPEEGEKLLKEAIEEFGRERGKRIAETVKAQGKPLSLRNWLIYTDISPENFEARPDFPGGDLEARVGSCTFIEAAVRWGLVDYAKIYCKYADYAILDGYNPDVTLMLRDRHATGEDHCVFRYIMKEENKKDL from the coding sequence ATGAATGAACTGGACCGTGAAAAAAAATGGGGCCTGAGCTTTTCCTATCTCATCAAGGTGCTCTTCATGAGGAAGAAAGTCGGCGCAAAATTCCAGACCCCGGGATTCGGCCTCGCGGCGCAGCTCTTCGCGACCGTGGCGAAGCATGTGATCAGACGCCTCGGCCCGGAGGAAGGCGAAAAGCTCCTGAAGGAAGCCATCGAGGAATTCGGCAGGGAACGCGGGAAGCGCATTGCCGAAACGGTCAAGGCCCAGGGAAAGCCCCTGTCACTGCGGAACTGGCTCATCTATACCGATATCTCGCCGGAAAACTTCGAGGCCAGGCCCGATTTCCCCGGGGGGGACCTTGAGGCGCGGGTGGGCAGCTGCACCTTCATCGAAGCGGCGGTCCGGTGGGGCCTTGTCGATTACGCGAAGATATACTGCAAATACGCCGACTATGCCATACTTGACGGCTATAACCCGGATGTCACCCTCATGCTCAGGGACCGGCACGCAACGGGAGAGGATCACTGCGTGTTCCGATATATAATGAAAGAAGAGAACAAGAAGGATCTCTGA
- a CDS encoding AMP-binding protein → MTWNKLNQTWHFVEQWADKRPGAEALVFGDERLSWRDFKDSMDAVALAYLELGVQRGDRVALLSMARNEFLTTYMAAGKVGAVWLGLSPKFTIDELRYQIGDSRPSVLMTVREYMGADLSDTIRTLIREFSFIKKVLVIGEAVDGTENFHSFMNRPRENLKAALAQRASEVREEDEALLLYTSGSTGKPKGVIHTHRSIVSNIKVEVGKFYFDEDSRGILHFPINHVAADVEIGFGAIMSGGCIVCMDKFDPLQTLAVIEKEKITHIGQVPVMFLLEFRQPEFFKCDFSSVRAFVWAGAAAPKIMLDILTPICQKTGALLLTGYGSTEVCGFITYTEKSEDTETLLKTAGKIAPPFELKIVDGDRRELPDGEIGEIAVRGPFLMKGYFNKPEETAKVIDADGWFYTTDLAFRDSRGYIRITGRLSEMFKSGGENVYPREIEEVIESHPGVIFSAVMGVPDEIYQEVGWAFVMPKPGQAVTEEDLRGLCKSSLANFKIPKKFFIRPMLPLLASGKVNKMALRDEIREMLKSS, encoded by the coding sequence ATGACCTGGAACAAGCTGAATCAAACCTGGCATTTCGTGGAACAGTGGGCGGATAAGCGGCCCGGCGCCGAGGCCCTGGTCTTCGGCGATGAGAGGCTGAGCTGGCGCGATTTCAAGGACAGCATGGACGCCGTGGCCCTGGCCTACCTCGAGCTCGGCGTGCAAAGGGGCGACCGTGTCGCCCTGCTCTCCATGGCGCGCAACGAGTTCCTCACGACCTACATGGCCGCAGGCAAGGTCGGCGCGGTATGGCTCGGCCTGTCGCCGAAATTCACCATCGATGAGCTGCGCTACCAGATCGGAGACTCCCGCCCCTCGGTGCTCATGACCGTGAGAGAATACATGGGCGCGGACCTGTCGGACACGATCAGGACCCTCATCAGGGAATTTTCTTTTATCAAGAAGGTCCTTGTCATCGGCGAGGCGGTCGATGGGACCGAGAACTTCCATTCCTTTATGAACCGGCCGCGGGAAAACCTGAAGGCCGCGCTGGCGCAGAGGGCCTCCGAGGTAAGGGAGGAGGACGAGGCGCTGCTGCTCTACACCTCCGGCTCGACGGGAAAACCGAAGGGCGTCATCCACACCCACCGAAGCATCGTGTCGAACATCAAGGTCGAGGTGGGCAAGTTCTACTTCGACGAGGATTCGCGGGGCATCCTTCACTTCCCGATCAACCACGTCGCCGCGGACGTCGAGATCGGCTTCGGCGCCATCATGTCCGGCGGCTGCATCGTCTGCATGGACAAGTTCGATCCGCTCCAGACCCTGGCGGTCATAGAAAAGGAAAAGATCACCCATATCGGCCAGGTCCCGGTTATGTTCCTCCTTGAATTCAGGCAGCCTGAATTCTTCAAGTGCGATTTCAGCTCAGTGCGGGCCTTCGTGTGGGCCGGCGCGGCGGCGCCGAAGATCATGCTCGACATCCTGACGCCGATCTGCCAGAAAACGGGGGCCCTCCTCCTCACCGGCTACGGGAGCACCGAGGTCTGCGGGTTCATCACCTATACCGAAAAGAGCGAGGACACGGAAACGCTCCTCAAAACCGCCGGGAAGATCGCCCCGCCCTTCGAGCTGAAGATCGTCGATGGCGACCGCCGGGAACTGCCGGACGGCGAGATCGGCGAGATCGCGGTACGGGGCCCCTTTCTCATGAAAGGATATTTCAACAAGCCGGAAGAAACGGCGAAGGTCATCGATGCGGACGGGTGGTTCTACACCACGGACCTTGCCTTCCGCGACAGCCGCGGCTACATCCGCATCACCGGCAGGCTCTCGGAGATGTTCAAGTCCGGCGGCGAAAACGTGTATCCCCGCGAGATCGAGGAAGTTATCGAGTCACACCCGGGGGTCATCTTCTCCGCCGTAATGGGCGTCCCCGACGAGATATACCAGGAGGTGGGATGGGCCTTTGTCATGCCCAAGCCGGGACAGGCCGTTACCGAGGAGGATCTGCGGGGCCTCTGCAAATCGTCCCTGGCCAACTTCAAGATCCCGAAAAAATTCTTCATACGTCCCATGCTCCCCCTGCTGGCGAGCGGAAAGGTGAACAAGATGGCCCTGAGGGACGAGATCAGGGAAATGCTGAAAAGCTCCTGA